GTACTTGTAAATGGACTCTACCATCTCAGGCGAGATGACGCGGGGTCCAATGCCAGTGAGACGTACCATCTCTTCAGTTTCAGGGTTCATGGTGTAAACTGCTCTGAACTGGCAGCTGGAGTCTCTGAAGAGGATGAGGAAGTGATTGGCAGTGCTCTTCTCCATTTCCTGAAGAAACggacacagagaaagaaaagatccaAGTCAGGTTGTCATGTTTGGGGTAGGATGGGGTGGGAGGTTGGACTCTGACACAGCAGGATGGCTTACCTCTACAATCTTGTTTTTCTGCGGTTCGTTGACCTTGCCAGCCAGGCAGCAGCGAGTGATAGCATTGTGGATGATGAACTTGTTGGACTTAAAGCTAGGCTCCTTGTATAGCTTTGGGCCTGCGAGACACAACATTTCCATATGCCaaacatcaaacaaaacaatgcttACTGGGTCAATATTTATAATCTCTTACTGTGGGACATATCACTGACCTGTATATTCTGGGATTGAAGCAGGGGAGGAAATGGTGGAGCCATTTTCCCAGTCTTTCTCTCCATTCTGAGCACTCATTCGTCCTGGTGACATTAGCCGAGACCGGGAGGGGGAGTGTGAACGGCTAGAGAGAATCGAAAGTGTTACGTGAGAAAAGTGAGTTTATGGACCTTgaggctgtgtgtgtatgttgtatGTTACATGCACATTTGCACCTGACAACACTGATAACAAGTACCACAGTACCTGTAGTAggtatacacaaacacataaacacagtcACACATATTGACAACTCAGATATCAGTACTCTAAAAAGTAATTCTTCTTTGTTGTACTCCTGGAAATCACAGTTCAgtcacaaataaatatattaatattatactGATATATTGGCCAGCTCTACTATATTATGGcaaattttcaaacaaagtccatccatccatccatcatctatacaccgcttaatcctcactagggtcgcggggggggctggagcctatcccagctgactcgggcgaaggcaggggacaccctagacaggtcaccagtctgtcgcagggctacatacaaagacaaacaagcactctcacattcacacctacgggcaatttagaatgatcaattaacctcagcatatttttggactgtgggaggaagccggagtacccggagaaaacccacgcatgcacagggagaacatgcaaactccatgcagaaagatcccgggaaagccgggacgcgaaccagggaccttcttgctgcaaggcgaaagtgctaaccactacgccactgtgcagccccctttCAAACAAAGTgtaaaggatttttttaaatttctctgACACTTAAAAGTCTTTAAAAGTTTTAGGATGAattacagtaccagtcaaaagttttagaacaccccaatttttccattttttaaaattgaaattcaagtagttcaagtccaatgaatagcttgaatgGTACAAAgataagtggtgaactgccagaggttaaaaaaaagggtacggttacccaaaactgaaaaattatgtatatttcagaattatacaagaaggcctttttcagggaacaataAATGgtttaacaacttaaagctgttctgcagcaatggaggttgatcaagccttgaaagtcggtgctaccaaatcctacaggtgtcccaatgTTTCTTGATTACTCACAACCTCCTCTGCATAAAAATAGTGCTTGAACACATCGTGGCACCATATACCGAGAGCATTAGTATGGTACCAGTAtggtactgcagaaagtagtgtgttgctataaaaatggtgagaaaaagccaattaacaatagaagagagacagaccagcataacacttaaaaatgtcgtctttcctacagagaaattgtgaagaaagtcaaggtgtcagtgaatacagttttcttcaccatcaaaaggcactcagcAACTGgtggaaactctgacaggaagaggtctggaagacccaaagcgacaacagaatcagaagacaagtttctgagagtcaacagcttggtgataggcagctcacaggacaacagcttcaagcacagcttaatagtggtcgtagtaagaactctcagtttcaactgtgaagagaagacttggggttgcaggtttgacaggtcgagttgtagcaagaaagccattgcaaagacgtcagaataagaaaaagaggcttgcctggacCACGGAACaacaccaatggactactgaagactggaagaaggtattatggactgataaatcaaaatttgaaatctttggttcatcatgcaggatttttgtacaccATCGAGTAGCAGAAAGGAtagttcctcagtgtgtgacatcaactgtcaaacatggaagaagcatgatggtctggggctgttttgctggatccagggttggtgacttgtacagagtgagaggaaccctgaaccaaagcagctaccacagcattctgcagcaccatgcagtatcctctggtatgtttgtagttggtcaggggttcatcctacagcaagataatgacccaaaacacaagtccaagctatgccagaactaccttaggaaaaaaagaagatggtaagcttgaaaacatgaagtgtcCAGCACattctccagacttaaaccccatggagctggtttgagATGAAcaggacagaagagtgaaagcaaagcaacctacaagtgtcacacatttatgggaacttctgcaacagagttgggaagaaatttctgaagaatatttgatttcctttgtggaaaaaatgccactagtgtgttcagctgttatatctgccaaaggtggctactttgatgagtctaaagtttagaatacatttttgtttctgaattgatttttttacttcattcgtttatttgttctatgctttcatttcagagtacaatgagacatctACATGTataattttcaacaaaaaaaaaaggaaaaattggggcgttctaaaacttttgactggtagtgtatgtgccTCCCACTTTCCAAGCATTATTAAGAAAATGCACACCATCATCACTATGCATGTTACCTGGGAGACTTCCTGATAGTCAAGCCTCCAGTGTCATTAGCCATGGAGGACAGATTCATGGTTGAGTGGGAGTACACCTTGTTCAGCTTGGTGCCTACAAATGAGGAAAAGAGGAAAGGACAAACAAATGATAATGACATACCAAACACACTTCAGTGAAAGATAAGGATATACAAAGCCAGACAATTTTGATGGTAAAGGTCAGAACTATTTACCCATGAAACCCTTGACAGGGCTATGAGAGAGGACAGAGTCATCTCTGAACACAGTCTTGGGTCTCTGCTTCTTGACACCACGGACCGTGGTGGGTTTTTGCCTCAGCACCTTGTCCAAGTCTTCCATGATCTTCAGCTGTTGTCTCCTCTCATATTCCTGCCTAGTGAAGTCGCCTCTGCGTTGGGGAGTCCCCTCTGCTGACGGGGTGTGTGATGCTGGAGGGGTACCTGGGGTCTGAGGTCTGTCCTCACTCTTATTTCCCCAGCCTTCAATGATCATCCACTGGGGCTTGCTAAAAGCACAAGGTGTAAAATTTTGAgtacatgacatttaaaaacaaattataatAACCAAAGAAAATTGAAGACTgaccaaataaaatgaaagacagTCAGAGCTGCAATCTTAATTTGGTTATAAATACAGGTATTTAAAAGAAGATGAATCTTACTttgattctttttctttctcctgctcAAGTTTGCgtcttttcatttcttctgctctcttctgttgtttttctagtAAAGCTGCTCTCCGCTGGGCCATCTCATCCTCCGGTCGATCTTTGTCATCCTAATAacgaagacagaaaaaaaccatGAATGCACCCATCTTACAAaacccctttttaaaaaaaaaaaaaaaaaggagaaaaaaatgatccATACAGTAATATAAGTCACCAACCTTGAAAAAGAAACCAACTCCAGCTTTTGCCTCTGGCTCTGTCCGGTCACTCATTGAGTCAGAGAAAGCGTCTGGCATTTGGTCATCCTCTTCCCCATCTCCTCGCAAGGCAGACAGTGAGATCTCTATCAGGCTACTGCGTTTGCCATTTAACATTCCTGCAGGGGCATCACTCTCAAAGGAGCACTCTGATGGAGCACCAGAGCTGGAGCCCCCTCCTGCAAGCCCTTCCTTCTTAGCCAAAGGACCATGCAATGGCCCGACCTCAAGGTCCATGCTAAATATACTATGTCCGTCATTTGAGCCAACCTCTGACAGGGTGTCATCTGCAACAGGACGGGGAGTTGGAATAGGAGTAGATATAGGTGCTGGTGCAGGGGTCAGTGTAGGCGTGGGGACAGGAGTCGGTCCCGATGAGCGCAGCTCATCTAGGCTCTCAGAGTCACCAATAGAGAATGAGGAGGAGGTCTGGACTTGGGATTGCCAGGGATTTACACGGCGAAGATGGGGGATGCGGTCCACATTTTGAGGTGGATTAAGAACCCTCGACAGGGTTGGAACCTTAATGTCCAATGGACGACTATGTTTTGGACTTTTAGGAGGTACAGATTGGGCTCTTCGATGAACATGAGGAGATTTTGGAGGAGTGGTATGGTTTGTGATTTTGCGGGATggtgaaggagaggaggaggctgaATTCAAGTCTCGCGTGGATTCTCGAGACAGGCGTGCAGGAGGAGGGGCTGTGGTGGAGGTCTTAGGGCTGGCTGGAATAACCCAGGATTTGTTGCTGGAAGCTACGGCTTTTTTCTTGATTAGctggttctgctgctcagtCAGCCGCTGCATGTCACTTTGCAGAGAGCTAAGCGCTGCAGTCAGCTTGGACACAGCATTGTTATAATCCCCTAGAGGAGCTACCATTTTCTCACCAGGTGTCCCTGAGGGCTTCTCTCCTGGTGTGCCTGCTTTTTCTTTGGACAGACCGACTCCTTTGTTGAGTCCAAGTTCTCTCTTAACATTACCCTCATCTTCCACTGAGGGCCGCTGTTCATCTTGTTCCTgctgctcttcttcctccatTCGAGCTAGTCTTTCTTCCAGTGTCAAGCGAGACAGGTCTTCTTCTGTGGATGAGGTGCTGACCTGGCCACCTCCTCCTTTCCcctcaccttcatcatcacGCTGCTCCTTCTTTAACTGTAGAAAGGCACTCTTCCCTAGCCTTTGCCGATGCTTTGCAAAAATGGCTTCAATGCGTTTCTTCTGAGCTTCAATAGCTTTGCGCTTTTCTTCAAGCCGAGCCCCCAGCTCAGACATATCATTATTGAGCTGTGGGCTCTTGCTGGGGCTTTCTTCAGACTTCTGTGCCCATGTAGTCATCTGCGCAGAAGATGGGTCGCTGGCTTTTGGAGAGTCAGTAATCTGTTTCTTTTTGCGTTCTGCAAAGCTGGTCATCTTCACACCACTatcagctccctctttaccatGGCCTCTAGCAGACTGTGCACCAGCGGCAGGCGTGGTTGGGGTGGAGTGGGCCTTAGGCAGGTCTTCTGATGCATCTGAATCCACGCTGCCGTCTCTTAAGACTGAGTCATCATCTCGTGAACATTCAGAGGTGTTTCTGGTACGAGCGGGCTCTCTGGACTCTCCCATAGGCCGATACATCATTCCTGAGCGtgatggagcagagcagctaATGGGGGCCAAGTTGCTGTTATATCTAGAACTAGCAGGGTCATCAGGAGAGTGGAGGTAGAAGCCATCAGGAGCACCATCAGGGTGTAAACGAGGTTCCATCTTGCTTTCGTTGTGAATAATTTGGAGAGCCTCTTCAATGGTAGGCAGTTCTCCTGTTTCACTTGTCCCAAGGCCGTTCTCAGCTGCCAGCCTTGAAACACTCGGAGTCTGGGTGGACCATGATGCCCTCTGTGGACCGTTGGGTCCAGGGGCTTTGCTAAGCAAATGGCTGAGGTCTTCAGGTGGGGTGTAGGTCACTCGAGTCATGTTTTGGCCTGCTGGGTTGAGTTGATCTGAGCTCACAGAGCGAGTTATCACAGGGTTGCCCATCACAATGTCCACATCGCTGTCCAAGCCAAAAGGAATGCTAAAGGATACTGCTGACAAGGGCCGgctaagaaagaaaaaaaatgagcgtGTATgagtacaatttaaaaaaagttttaaagacAGTGTTTAAATGTTAGTGCATATATGGGTTCTACCTGAGAGGTTTCTTGCTCCATGTCTTTCCAACTCCTTCTATATGAGACATTGAGGTAGACTGAGTCAAAGATCCTGAGTACAAtgggacacacacagacatgtaaaGGCATGCAAACCACACAGGGATgcacaaatcaaacaaacaatagaccaatgaaaggaaaaatgtgtacaaaaagttcaaaatatccataaaaacaagaaaacagaatagtacaaaacacaactaaaagACACACAAGGATTGAGGGAAATAGGTGAACAAGACTGTAAAATGCTTCTGTAAACTCATGTTATGATAGCACGGCACAGTCCCAATCTTACCTGATGCAGGGGAGGAAATTGGGAGGAAAGGCTTCTTGAAGATAGAGGGAGAGGTACTGTAAggtgagaaaataaaattacaattgAAGTGTTTAATTCAAACAATATGTCAGACAACTGCAAGAACAAAATCACACTCCAAAATCTTCTTTACCTGCTCCCACTCAAGCCACTTGGTGTTACTGGTACAGACCCATCTGACAAAGAAGAAATCCCCAATCAGACGATGTAACAGGAATTAAACATTTCTATTAAGATCACAATATTTAAGGGCCACAATTTGGTAATGCCTACCTAGCGTGTCTATTGGCTGAACAAATTCTGGCCTTCGTACTTCAAACCAGCTAAGCAGTTCTGACAGGAAGCTCAGCAAATTGAGCTAAACAAATCAAACGGAATAAATGAGACATGGAAAAAACAATGCAGTACATCGTATTTTGTTATTGTGCAATGAAAGTGATTAATCATCCGTGATGTGAAAGTACCTGAAGCTCCTGTGGTGTGTAAAGCATGTCCTCCAGTGCCAAGTGACAGCAGCTCTTCAGACAGCTGTCACAGAATTCACGGATGAACTGTAGGTTATACAGACTGTCTGGCACAGACATGGAATCCTTCATACAAACATCTTAAAGAGAGGGAAACAAGTGTTAAACTGCCATAATCAACACACATATTAAGATGCTATTCATACAATAAATGGTGACAATGTTTGTTTGTACCTTCAAGTCTCAGCAGGCTAGGGCAATAGTAATGTATGATGGCAGCGATGGCACAACCACTGGAAAGGTCTTTTAATTCATTTACTACTGGAAAGATGGGCTTTATCTTGGATTGGATTTTATCCTTCCTGTAGCGGAGctatttaaaaaagcaaacaacaaaaaaactagtaaaacaatcaaataaTGCAGTGTGACCCTAATAGTACTTTtatatatttcatatattaGTAAATATTCTCATTGTAATCATCAAAGTCAAGGTTTTTAAGTATACATATGCAGTGATACACAGGAGAAAATGCTGAAACTCAAAGCTAGTATGAATGTAACAAGACAAATAAAGGTCATGCCTAGGCCATGTGAAAAGGAGAATGCATAGGTGAACCAACTGTAGAT
This portion of the Amphiprion ocellaris isolate individual 3 ecotype Okinawa chromosome 19, ASM2253959v1, whole genome shotgun sequence genome encodes:
- the camsap3 gene encoding calmodulin-regulated spectrin-associated protein 3 isoform X1; the protein is MVDSPTMRKTFVVPDIKPLDLYDCTKSKICASVGWLLAKSYGSAENVPAELRDPFYCDQYEQEHLKPPVTRLLQSSELYCRTYSLLLGGNGAEAQPKDNVALLQLLTQRGVVAKDQDRAVTDADLHHKPIKMSAHLAVIDALMVVGAMETVTAVKTCGSAELLGGVSKWEDALLHWVKGLNQKLREQTEGAESDSSQAITEPQPVQPTCPTRWYWKLVPLRYRKDKIQSKIKPIFPVVNELKDLSSGCAIAAIIHYYCPSLLRLEDVCMKDSMSVPDSLYNLQFIREFCDSCLKSCCHLALEDMLYTPQELQLNLLSFLSELLSWFEVRRPEFVQPIDTLDGSVPVTPSGLSGSSTSPSIFKKPFLPISSPASGSLTQSTSMSHIEGVGKTWSKKPLSRPLSAVSFSIPFGLDSDVDIVMGNPVITRSVSSDQLNPAGQNMTRVTYTPPEDLSHLLSKAPGPNGPQRASWSTQTPSVSRLAAENGLGTSETGELPTIEEALQIIHNESKMEPRLHPDGAPDGFYLHSPDDPASSRYNSNLAPISCSAPSRSGMMYRPMGESREPARTRNTSECSRDDDSVLRDGSVDSDASEDLPKAHSTPTTPAAGAQSARGHGKEGADSGVKMTSFAERKKKQITDSPKASDPSSAQMTTWAQKSEESPSKSPQLNNDMSELGARLEEKRKAIEAQKKRIEAIFAKHRQRLGKSAFLQLKKEQRDDEGEGKGGGGQVSTSSTEEDLSRLTLEERLARMEEEEQQEQDEQRPSVEDEGNVKRELGLNKGVGLSKEKAGTPGEKPSGTPGEKMVAPLGDYNNAVSKLTAALSSLQSDMQRLTEQQNQLIKKKAVASSNKSWVIPASPKTSTTAPPPARLSRESTRDLNSASSSPSPSRKITNHTTPPKSPHVHRRAQSVPPKSPKHSRPLDIKVPTLSRVLNPPQNVDRIPHLRRVNPWQSQVQTSSSFSIGDSESLDELRSSGPTPVPTPTLTPAPAPISTPIPTPRPVADDTLSEVGSNDGHSIFSMDLEVGPLHGPLAKKEGLAGGGSSSGAPSECSFESDAPAGMLNGKRSSLIEISLSALRGDGEEDDQMPDAFSDSMSDRTEPEAKAGVGFFFKDDKDRPEDEMAQRRAALLEKQQKRAEEMKRRKLEQEKEKESNKPQWMIIEGWGNKSEDRPQTPGTPPASHTPSAEGTPQRRGDFTRQEYERRQQLKIMEDLDKVLRQKPTTVRGVKKQRPKTVFRDDSVLSHSPVKGFMGTKLNKVYSHSTMNLSSMANDTGGLTIRKSPSRSHSPSRSRLMSPGRMSAQNGEKDWENGSTISSPASIPEYTGPKLYKEPSFKSNKFIIHNAITRCCLAGKVNEPQKNKIVEEMEKSTANHFLILFRDSSCQFRAVYTMNPETEEMVRLTGIGPRVISPEMVESIYKYSSDRKQFTVIPSKTMSMSVDAFTIPGHFWQKRPGTPKKLGTPK
- the camsap3 gene encoding calmodulin-regulated spectrin-associated protein 3 isoform X2, translated to MVDSPTMRKTFVVPDIKPLDLYDCTKSKICASVGWLLAKSYGSAENVPAELRDPFYCDQYEQEHLKPPVTRLLQSSELYCRTYSLLLGGNGAEAQPKDNVALLQLLTQRGVVAKDQDRAVTDADLHHKPIKMSAHLAVIDALMVVGAMETVTAVKTCGSAELLGGVSKWEDALLHWVKGLNQKLREQTEGAESDSSQAITEPQPVQPTLRYRKDKIQSKIKPIFPVVNELKDLSSGCAIAAIIHYYCPSLLRLEDVCMKDSMSVPDSLYNLQFIREFCDSCLKSCCHLALEDMLYTPQELQLNLLSFLSELLSWFEVRRPEFVQPIDTLDGSVPVTPSGLSGSSTSPSIFKKPFLPISSPASGSLTQSTSMSHIEGVGKTWSKKPLSRPLSAVSFSIPFGLDSDVDIVMGNPVITRSVSSDQLNPAGQNMTRVTYTPPEDLSHLLSKAPGPNGPQRASWSTQTPSVSRLAAENGLGTSETGELPTIEEALQIIHNESKMEPRLHPDGAPDGFYLHSPDDPASSRYNSNLAPISCSAPSRSGMMYRPMGESREPARTRNTSECSRDDDSVLRDGSVDSDASEDLPKAHSTPTTPAAGAQSARGHGKEGADSGVKMTSFAERKKKQITDSPKASDPSSAQMTTWAQKSEESPSKSPQLNNDMSELGARLEEKRKAIEAQKKRIEAIFAKHRQRLGKSAFLQLKKEQRDDEGEGKGGGGQVSTSSTEEDLSRLTLEERLARMEEEEQQEQDEQRPSVEDEGNVKRELGLNKGVGLSKEKAGTPGEKPSGTPGEKMVAPLGDYNNAVSKLTAALSSLQSDMQRLTEQQNQLIKKKAVASSNKSWVIPASPKTSTTAPPPARLSRESTRDLNSASSSPSPSRKITNHTTPPKSPHVHRRAQSVPPKSPKHSRPLDIKVPTLSRVLNPPQNVDRIPHLRRVNPWQSQVQTSSSFSIGDSESLDELRSSGPTPVPTPTLTPAPAPISTPIPTPRPVADDTLSEVGSNDGHSIFSMDLEVGPLHGPLAKKEGLAGGGSSSGAPSECSFESDAPAGMLNGKRSSLIEISLSALRGDGEEDDQMPDAFSDSMSDRTEPEAKAGVGFFFKDDKDRPEDEMAQRRAALLEKQQKRAEEMKRRKLEQEKEKESNKPQWMIIEGWGNKSEDRPQTPGTPPASHTPSAEGTPQRRGDFTRQEYERRQQLKIMEDLDKVLRQKPTTVRGVKKQRPKTVFRDDSVLSHSPVKGFMGTKLNKVYSHSTMNLSSMANDTGGLTIRKSPSRSHSPSRSRLMSPGRMSAQNGEKDWENGSTISSPASIPEYTGPKLYKEPSFKSNKFIIHNAITRCCLAGKVNEPQKNKIVEEMEKSTANHFLILFRDSSCQFRAVYTMNPETEEMVRLTGIGPRVISPEMVESIYKYSSDRKQFTVIPSKTMSMSVDAFTIPGHFWQKRPGTPKKLGTPK
- the camsap3 gene encoding calmodulin-regulated spectrin-associated protein 3 isoform X3, with amino-acid sequence MVDSPTMRKTFVVPDIKPLDLYDCTKSKICASVGWLLAKSYGSAENVPAELRDPFYCDQYEQEHLKPPVTRLLQSSELYCRTYSLLLGGNGAEAQPKDNVALLQLLTQRGVVAKDQDRAVTDADLHHKPIKMSAHLAVIDALMVVGAMETVTAVKTCGSAELLGGVSKWEDALLHWVKGLNQKLREQTEGAESDSSQAITEPQPVQPTCPTRWYWKLVPLRYRKDKIQSKIKPIFPVVNELKDLSSGCAIAAIIHYYCPSLLRLEDVCMKDSMSVPDSLYNLQFIREFCDSCLKSCCHLALEDMLYTPQELQLNLLSFLSELLSWFEVRRPEFVQPIDTLDGSVPVTPSGLSGSSTSPSIFKKPFLPISSPASEGVGKTWSKKPLSRPLSAVSFSIPFGLDSDVDIVMGNPVITRSVSSDQLNPAGQNMTRVTYTPPEDLSHLLSKAPGPNGPQRASWSTQTPSVSRLAAENGLGTSETGELPTIEEALQIIHNESKMEPRLHPDGAPDGFYLHSPDDPASSRYNSNLAPISCSAPSRSGMMYRPMGESREPARTRNTSECSRDDDSVLRDGSVDSDASEDLPKAHSTPTTPAAGAQSARGHGKEGADSGVKMTSFAERKKKQITDSPKASDPSSAQMTTWAQKSEESPSKSPQLNNDMSELGARLEEKRKAIEAQKKRIEAIFAKHRQRLGKSAFLQLKKEQRDDEGEGKGGGGQVSTSSTEEDLSRLTLEERLARMEEEEQQEQDEQRPSVEDEGNVKRELGLNKGVGLSKEKAGTPGEKPSGTPGEKMVAPLGDYNNAVSKLTAALSSLQSDMQRLTEQQNQLIKKKAVASSNKSWVIPASPKTSTTAPPPARLSRESTRDLNSASSSPSPSRKITNHTTPPKSPHVHRRAQSVPPKSPKHSRPLDIKVPTLSRVLNPPQNVDRIPHLRRVNPWQSQVQTSSSFSIGDSESLDELRSSGPTPVPTPTLTPAPAPISTPIPTPRPVADDTLSEVGSNDGHSIFSMDLEVGPLHGPLAKKEGLAGGGSSSGAPSECSFESDAPAGMLNGKRSSLIEISLSALRGDGEEDDQMPDAFSDSMSDRTEPEAKAGVGFFFKDDKDRPEDEMAQRRAALLEKQQKRAEEMKRRKLEQEKEKESNKPQWMIIEGWGNKSEDRPQTPGTPPASHTPSAEGTPQRRGDFTRQEYERRQQLKIMEDLDKVLRQKPTTVRGVKKQRPKTVFRDDSVLSHSPVKGFMGTKLNKVYSHSTMNLSSMANDTGGLTIRKSPSRSHSPSRSRLMSPGRMSAQNGEKDWENGSTISSPASIPEYTGPKLYKEPSFKSNKFIIHNAITRCCLAGKVNEPQKNKIVEEMEKSTANHFLILFRDSSCQFRAVYTMNPETEEMVRLTGIGPRVISPEMVESIYKYSSDRKQFTVIPSKTMSMSVDAFTIPGHFWQKRPGTPKKLGTPK